Proteins encoded in a region of the Kryptolebias marmoratus isolate JLee-2015 linkage group LG14, ASM164957v2, whole genome shotgun sequence genome:
- the olfm1b gene encoding olfactomedin 1b isoform X2: MQPARKLLTLILLIFMGSELTQVLPANPEESWQVYSSAQDSEGRCVCTVVAPQQSMCSRDARTKQLRQLLEKVQNMTQSIQVLDQRTQRDLQYVEKMEVQLRGLETKFRQVEETHKQNIAKQYKAIKAKMEELRPLIPVLEEYKADAKLVLQFKEEVRNLTSVLNELQEEMGAYDYEELHNRVSNLEERLRACMQKLACGKLTGISDPITIKTSGSRFGSWMTDPLAPEGDTRVWYMDGYHNNRFVREYKSMHDFMTSDNFTSHRLPHPWSGTGQVVYNGSIYFNKFQSHVIIKFDFRTSSISKSRQIDNAGFSNAYHYAWGGHSDIDLMVDEGGLWAVYATNQNAGNIVISKLNPNTLQIIKSWTTNHPKRSAGESFMICGTLYVTNGYSGGTKVYYAYSTNSSTYEYIDIAFQNKYSHISMLDYNPRDRALYAWNNGHQVLYNVTLFHVIRSQEL; encoded by the exons ATGCAGCCTGCGAGGAAGCTCCTCACCCTGATTCTCCTCATCTTCATGGGCTCAGAACTCACCCAA GTGTTGCCAGCAAACCCAGAGGAATCATGGCAGGTGTACAGTTCAGCCCAGGATAGCGAGGGGAGATGTGTCTGCACCGTGGTGGCGCCCCAGCAGTCCATGTGCTCACGAGATGCCCGGACCAAACAACTGAGGCAGCTCTTGGAGAAG GTCCAGAACATGACCCAGTCCATCCAGGTTCTGGACCAGCGCACACAAAGGGACCTGCAGTACGTAGAGAAGATGGAGGTTCAGCTTCGTGGCCTGGAGACCAAGTTCAGGCAGGTGGAGGAGACCCACAAGCAGAACATCGCCAAGCAATACAAG GCCATAAAAGCGAAAATGGAGGAGCTTAGACCGTTGATACCAGTGTTGGAGGAGTACAAAGCCGATGCCAAATTGGTATTGCAATTTAAGGAGGAGGTCCGAAATCTGACGTCAGTTCTAAACGAGCTACAAGAAGAGATGGGGGCCTATGACTACGAGGAGCTCCACAACAGAGTGTCAAATCTTGAGGAGAGACTCCGAGCATGCATGCAAAAATTAG CATGTGGCAAACTGACGGGCATCAGCGATCCCATCACCATCAAGACATCTGGATCCAGGTTCGGCTCCTGGATGACTGACCCGCTGGCACCTGAAGGGGATACTCGG GTCTGGTACATGGATGGTTACCACAATAATCGCTTTGTGCGGGAGTACAAGTCTATGCATGACTTCATGACGTCAGATAACTTTACATCCCACCGGCTACCCCACCCATGGTCAGGAACAGGTCAGGTGGTCTATAATGGCTCCATCTACTTTAACAAATTCCAGAGCCACGTCATCATCAAGTTTGACTTCCGCACCTCCTCGATCAGCAAATCCCGACAAATCGACAACGCCGGCTTCAGTAATGCATATCACTATGCATGGGGAGGCCACTCTGACATTGATCTAATGGTGGATGAAGGAGGCCTGTGGGCTGTGTACGCCACAAACCAGAATGCCGGGAATATCGTCATCAGCAAGCTGAACCCCAACACTCTGCAGATCATCAAGAGCTGGACCACCAACCACCCTAAAAGGAGTGCCGGTGAGTCGTTCATGATCTGTGGCACGCTGTATGTCACCAACGGCTACTCAGGAGGCACCAAGGTCTACTACGCCTACTCCACCAATTCCTCTACGTATGAGTACATTGACATTGCCTTTCAGAATAAGTACTCACATATCTCCATGCTAGACTACAACCCGCGGGACCGTGCCCTGTATGCTTGGAACAATGGCCACCAAGTCCTGTATAATGTGACGCTGTTCCATGTCATCCGCTCACAGGAACTGTAA
- the olfm1b gene encoding olfactomedin 1b isoform X1 codes for MTVPLLKIGVVLSTMAMITNWMSQTLPSLVGLNTTKLTAAQGGYPDRSTGVLPANPEESWQVYSSAQDSEGRCVCTVVAPQQSMCSRDARTKQLRQLLEKVQNMTQSIQVLDQRTQRDLQYVEKMEVQLRGLETKFRQVEETHKQNIAKQYKAIKAKMEELRPLIPVLEEYKADAKLVLQFKEEVRNLTSVLNELQEEMGAYDYEELHNRVSNLEERLRACMQKLACGKLTGISDPITIKTSGSRFGSWMTDPLAPEGDTRVWYMDGYHNNRFVREYKSMHDFMTSDNFTSHRLPHPWSGTGQVVYNGSIYFNKFQSHVIIKFDFRTSSISKSRQIDNAGFSNAYHYAWGGHSDIDLMVDEGGLWAVYATNQNAGNIVISKLNPNTLQIIKSWTTNHPKRSAGESFMICGTLYVTNGYSGGTKVYYAYSTNSSTYEYIDIAFQNKYSHISMLDYNPRDRALYAWNNGHQVLYNVTLFHVIRSQEL; via the exons ATGACGGTCCCGCTGCTGAAGATCGGGGTGGTTCTGAGCACCATGGCTATGATCACCAACTGGATGTCGCAGACCCTCCCCTCCCTGGTGGGGCTCAACACCACCAAGCTGACGGCGGCGCAGGGGGGGTACCCGGACCGGAGCACGGGA GTGTTGCCAGCAAACCCAGAGGAATCATGGCAGGTGTACAGTTCAGCCCAGGATAGCGAGGGGAGATGTGTCTGCACCGTGGTGGCGCCCCAGCAGTCCATGTGCTCACGAGATGCCCGGACCAAACAACTGAGGCAGCTCTTGGAGAAG GTCCAGAACATGACCCAGTCCATCCAGGTTCTGGACCAGCGCACACAAAGGGACCTGCAGTACGTAGAGAAGATGGAGGTTCAGCTTCGTGGCCTGGAGACCAAGTTCAGGCAGGTGGAGGAGACCCACAAGCAGAACATCGCCAAGCAATACAAG GCCATAAAAGCGAAAATGGAGGAGCTTAGACCGTTGATACCAGTGTTGGAGGAGTACAAAGCCGATGCCAAATTGGTATTGCAATTTAAGGAGGAGGTCCGAAATCTGACGTCAGTTCTAAACGAGCTACAAGAAGAGATGGGGGCCTATGACTACGAGGAGCTCCACAACAGAGTGTCAAATCTTGAGGAGAGACTCCGAGCATGCATGCAAAAATTAG CATGTGGCAAACTGACGGGCATCAGCGATCCCATCACCATCAAGACATCTGGATCCAGGTTCGGCTCCTGGATGACTGACCCGCTGGCACCTGAAGGGGATACTCGG GTCTGGTACATGGATGGTTACCACAATAATCGCTTTGTGCGGGAGTACAAGTCTATGCATGACTTCATGACGTCAGATAACTTTACATCCCACCGGCTACCCCACCCATGGTCAGGAACAGGTCAGGTGGTCTATAATGGCTCCATCTACTTTAACAAATTCCAGAGCCACGTCATCATCAAGTTTGACTTCCGCACCTCCTCGATCAGCAAATCCCGACAAATCGACAACGCCGGCTTCAGTAATGCATATCACTATGCATGGGGAGGCCACTCTGACATTGATCTAATGGTGGATGAAGGAGGCCTGTGGGCTGTGTACGCCACAAACCAGAATGCCGGGAATATCGTCATCAGCAAGCTGAACCCCAACACTCTGCAGATCATCAAGAGCTGGACCACCAACCACCCTAAAAGGAGTGCCGGTGAGTCGTTCATGATCTGTGGCACGCTGTATGTCACCAACGGCTACTCAGGAGGCACCAAGGTCTACTACGCCTACTCCACCAATTCCTCTACGTATGAGTACATTGACATTGCCTTTCAGAATAAGTACTCACATATCTCCATGCTAGACTACAACCCGCGGGACCGTGCCCTGTATGCTTGGAACAATGGCCACCAAGTCCTGTATAATGTGACGCTGTTCCATGTCATCCGCTCACAGGAACTGTAA
- the olfm1b gene encoding olfactomedin 1b isoform X3 → MCSRDARTKQLRQLLEKVQNMTQSIQVLDQRTQRDLQYVEKMEVQLRGLETKFRQVEETHKQNIAKQYKAIKAKMEELRPLIPVLEEYKADAKLVLQFKEEVRNLTSVLNELQEEMGAYDYEELHNRVSNLEERLRACMQKLACGKLTGISDPITIKTSGSRFGSWMTDPLAPEGDTRVWYMDGYHNNRFVREYKSMHDFMTSDNFTSHRLPHPWSGTGQVVYNGSIYFNKFQSHVIIKFDFRTSSISKSRQIDNAGFSNAYHYAWGGHSDIDLMVDEGGLWAVYATNQNAGNIVISKLNPNTLQIIKSWTTNHPKRSAGESFMICGTLYVTNGYSGGTKVYYAYSTNSSTYEYIDIAFQNKYSHISMLDYNPRDRALYAWNNGHQVLYNVTLFHVIRSQEL, encoded by the exons ATGTGCTCACGAGATGCCCGGACCAAACAACTGAGGCAGCTCTTGGAGAAG GTCCAGAACATGACCCAGTCCATCCAGGTTCTGGACCAGCGCACACAAAGGGACCTGCAGTACGTAGAGAAGATGGAGGTTCAGCTTCGTGGCCTGGAGACCAAGTTCAGGCAGGTGGAGGAGACCCACAAGCAGAACATCGCCAAGCAATACAAG GCCATAAAAGCGAAAATGGAGGAGCTTAGACCGTTGATACCAGTGTTGGAGGAGTACAAAGCCGATGCCAAATTGGTATTGCAATTTAAGGAGGAGGTCCGAAATCTGACGTCAGTTCTAAACGAGCTACAAGAAGAGATGGGGGCCTATGACTACGAGGAGCTCCACAACAGAGTGTCAAATCTTGAGGAGAGACTCCGAGCATGCATGCAAAAATTAG CATGTGGCAAACTGACGGGCATCAGCGATCCCATCACCATCAAGACATCTGGATCCAGGTTCGGCTCCTGGATGACTGACCCGCTGGCACCTGAAGGGGATACTCGG GTCTGGTACATGGATGGTTACCACAATAATCGCTTTGTGCGGGAGTACAAGTCTATGCATGACTTCATGACGTCAGATAACTTTACATCCCACCGGCTACCCCACCCATGGTCAGGAACAGGTCAGGTGGTCTATAATGGCTCCATCTACTTTAACAAATTCCAGAGCCACGTCATCATCAAGTTTGACTTCCGCACCTCCTCGATCAGCAAATCCCGACAAATCGACAACGCCGGCTTCAGTAATGCATATCACTATGCATGGGGAGGCCACTCTGACATTGATCTAATGGTGGATGAAGGAGGCCTGTGGGCTGTGTACGCCACAAACCAGAATGCCGGGAATATCGTCATCAGCAAGCTGAACCCCAACACTCTGCAGATCATCAAGAGCTGGACCACCAACCACCCTAAAAGGAGTGCCGGTGAGTCGTTCATGATCTGTGGCACGCTGTATGTCACCAACGGCTACTCAGGAGGCACCAAGGTCTACTACGCCTACTCCACCAATTCCTCTACGTATGAGTACATTGACATTGCCTTTCAGAATAAGTACTCACATATCTCCATGCTAGACTACAACCCGCGGGACCGTGCCCTGTATGCTTGGAACAATGGCCACCAAGTCCTGTATAATGTGACGCTGTTCCATGTCATCCGCTCACAGGAACTGTAA